From a region of the Pseudomonadales bacterium genome:
- a CDS encoding TIGR00730 family Rossman fold protein, translating into MGRRKRDLRTKFFPSAREDAARASRYRNGSYRLAFADRDFLLREDLRPIRLQLELLKPDLIQQEHGVHSTVVIFGSARHLSQEQAQEQLDVARAEAALNPHDQAHQAAVKRAERKLRNSFFYEEARRLGALITQNSERIEGCKLLVVTGGGPGIMEAANRGAHEAGGKSIGLNIVLPAEQAPNPYITPELCFQFHYFAARKMHFLMRARALVAFPGGYGTLDELFETLTLIQTGKTERLPILLFGEAFWRRLVDFDLLVEEGHIEATDLDLFHFVETAEQAWDEIAAFYGLGGCAPD; encoded by the coding sequence ATGGGACGCAGGAAACGCGATCTACGCACGAAGTTCTTTCCGAGCGCACGCGAAGACGCCGCACGTGCCAGCCGCTATCGCAACGGCTCGTACCGCCTCGCGTTTGCCGACCGCGATTTCCTGCTGCGCGAGGACTTGCGCCCGATACGCCTGCAGCTCGAACTGCTGAAGCCGGACCTGATCCAGCAGGAGCATGGCGTCCATTCGACGGTCGTGATCTTCGGCAGTGCGCGCCACCTGTCACAGGAGCAGGCCCAGGAGCAGCTCGACGTGGCGCGCGCCGAAGCGGCATTGAATCCGCACGACCAAGCCCATCAGGCCGCAGTGAAGCGTGCCGAGCGAAAACTGCGCAACAGCTTCTTCTATGAAGAGGCACGTCGTCTCGGCGCGCTGATCACGCAGAACAGCGAGCGCATCGAGGGCTGCAAGCTGCTGGTCGTGACCGGCGGAGGCCCAGGCATCATGGAGGCAGCGAATCGCGGTGCGCACGAAGCGGGGGGCAAGAGCATCGGCTTGAATATCGTACTGCCTGCCGAGCAGGCACCAAACCCGTACATCACACCGGAGCTGTGTTTCCAGTTCCATTACTTTGCAGCACGGAAGATGCATTTCCTGATGCGAGCACGCGCCCTGGTGGCGTTCCCGGGCGGCTATGGCACGCTCGACGAGTTGTTCGAAACACTGACGTTGATCCAGACCGGCAAGACCGAGCGGCTGCCGATACTGCTGTTCGGTGAAGCGTTCTGGCGCCGCCTGGTCGATTTTGACCTGCTGGTCGAGGAAGGACACATCGAGGCCACCGATCTCGATCTGTTCCACTTCGTCGAGACGGCGGAACAGGCCTGGGACGAGATCGCAGCATTTTACGGCCTCGGAGGCTGCGCACCGGACTGA
- the rpsF gene encoding 30S ribosomal protein S6 — protein sequence MRHYEIVFLVHPDQSEQVPGMIERYTQAVARDGGKVHRLEDWGRRQLAHLIDKVHKAHYVLMNVEASNAVMQELETTFRYNDAILRHLIIRRDEAITAESPIMRAEREGRDRRGRDDGERRRPRTEREEEPVEEESESA from the coding sequence ATGCGACACTATGAAATCGTGTTTCTGGTTCATCCGGACCAGAGCGAACAGGTGCCCGGGATGATCGAAAGGTATACCCAGGCAGTGGCCCGTGACGGCGGCAAGGTCCACCGTCTGGAAGACTGGGGACGGCGCCAGCTTGCCCACCTGATCGACAAGGTGCACAAGGCACACTACGTGCTGATGAATGTCGAAGCCTCGAACGCGGTGATGCAGGAGCTGGAAACCACGTTCCGTTACAACGATGCGATCCTGCGTCACCTGATCATCCGTCGTGACGAGGCGATCACCGCCGAATCGCCGATCATGCGCGCCGAGCGTGAGGGCCGCGATCGCCGTGGTCGCGACGATGGCGAGCGCCGTCGTCCGCGTACGGAGCGCGAGGAAGAGCCGGTCGAAGAGGAGTCCGAGTCCGCTTGA
- a CDS encoding 30S ribosomal protein S18, which translates to MARYFRRRKFCRFTAEGVKEIDYKDLDVLREYINETGTIVPSRITGTKAHYQRQLSVAIKRARFLALLPYTDQHR; encoded by the coding sequence ATGGCCCGTTATTTCCGTCGCCGCAAGTTTTGCCGTTTTACCGCCGAGGGCGTAAAGGAGATCGATTACAAGGATCTCGACGTCCTGCGCGAATACATCAACGAGACCGGCACCATCGTGCCGAGCCGCATCACGGGAACCAAGGCACATTACCAGCGCCAGTTGTCGGTCGCGATCAAGCGTGCCCGTTTCCTGGCGTTGCTGCCGTACACGGACCAGCACCGCTGA
- the rplI gene encoding 50S ribosomal protein L9: MDVILLEKVGRLGNLGDQVKVKSGFGRNFLIPYGKAVSATAENIARFEARRAELEKAAAERMGAAQARAAKLEGLTITIQANCGDEGRLFGSVGARDIADAITAAGVEVTKSEVRLPAGALRSTGEFDIDVQLHTEVAQTVKLSIVPL; encoded by the coding sequence ATGGACGTCATTCTGCTCGAAAAGGTCGGTCGCCTGGGCAACCTCGGTGATCAGGTCAAGGTAAAAAGCGGTTTTGGCCGCAACTTCCTGATTCCCTACGGCAAGGCCGTATCCGCGACGGCGGAGAACATTGCTCGTTTCGAGGCGCGACGCGCCGAGCTCGAGAAGGCAGCGGCAGAACGCATGGGCGCAGCCCAGGCTCGCGCCGCGAAACTGGAAGGCTTGACGATCACGATCCAGGCGAACTGCGGCGACGAAGGGCGGCTGTTCGGATCGGTCGGTGCGCGCGACATCGCCGACGCGATTACCGCAGCCGGCGTCGAAGTCACGAAAAGCGAGGTACGCCTGCCGGCAGGCGCCCTGCGCAGCACCGGAGAATTCGACATCGATGTGCAACTGCACACGGAAGTCGCGCAGACCGTCAAGCTCAGTATCGTTCCGCTGTGA
- the rlmB gene encoding 23S rRNA (guanosine(2251)-2'-O)-methyltransferase RlmB has product MMERERIHGIHAIGALLRRSPERVESLAVLRGRRDQRLEELLQTARVNGIAVRECAREELDRLAPGVHQGVVAQVRAAEPLSESFLLDTLLPALSEPALLLVLDAVTDPHNLGACLRSADAFGAHAVIVPRDNAAPLNATARKVASGAADVVPLVIVTNLARALRALQQAGVWVVGAAGEAGEALPAIDLRGAVALVMGAEGSGMRRLTREHCDHLAAIPMCGEVDSLNVSVATGVFLYEARRQRTT; this is encoded by the coding sequence GTGATGGAGCGTGAACGCATCCACGGCATCCATGCCATCGGCGCGTTGTTGCGTCGCAGTCCGGAGCGGGTCGAATCGCTCGCAGTGCTGCGCGGACGGCGTGACCAGCGGCTGGAGGAGCTGCTGCAGACCGCGCGCGTGAACGGAATCGCAGTGCGCGAATGTGCGCGCGAAGAACTCGACCGACTCGCGCCGGGTGTGCACCAGGGGGTGGTGGCGCAAGTGCGCGCGGCGGAGCCGCTCAGCGAGAGCTTCCTGCTCGACACGCTGTTGCCGGCTCTGTCAGAGCCGGCGCTGTTGCTGGTGCTCGATGCGGTCACCGACCCGCATAACCTCGGTGCCTGCCTGCGTTCGGCGGATGCCTTCGGTGCGCACGCGGTGATCGTGCCGCGCGACAACGCAGCCCCGCTGAACGCCACTGCACGCAAGGTGGCGTCGGGAGCTGCAGACGTGGTGCCGCTGGTGATCGTTACCAACCTCGCACGCGCGCTGCGCGCGCTGCAGCAGGCAGGCGTGTGGGTCGTCGGGGCGGCGGGAGAGGCGGGCGAAGCGTTGCCGGCGATCGACCTGCGCGGTGCGGTGGCGCTGGTGATGGGTGCCGAGGGAAGCGGCATGCGGCGCCTGACCCGCGAACACTGCGATCATCTGGCGGCGATTCCGATGTGCGGAGAGGTCGACAGCCTCAACGTATCGGTTGCCACCGGCGTCTTTCTGTATGAAGCGCGCCGCCAGCGCACGACATAG
- a CDS encoding RNA-binding protein: MINRMNIYVGNLPYSVRDNDLLALFEEFGNVSSAKVVMDRETDRSKGFGFVEMPSDDEGSAAINKLNGHEINGRALRVNEARPREDRRPGGGGGGGGGGDRRPKRW; the protein is encoded by the coding sequence ATGATTAATCGAATGAATATCTACGTTGGAAACCTGCCCTACAGCGTCCGCGATAACGACCTGCTCGCGCTGTTCGAGGAATTCGGGAATGTGTCGTCGGCCAAGGTCGTCATGGATCGGGAAACCGATCGTTCGAAGGGGTTTGGTTTCGTGGAGATGCCGTCGGACGACGAAGGCAGTGCTGCGATCAACAAGCTGAATGGTCACGAGATCAATGGCCGTGCATTGCGCGTGAACGAAGCACGCCCGCGTGAAGACCGCCGTCCCGGTGGCGGTGGTGGCGGCGGCGGTGGTGGAGATCGTCGCCCCAAGCGTTGGTGA
- the rnr gene encoding ribonuclease R: MPHRLRQATALPIPGDNTVPSKRSAGHASRRDPRHADEAARYENPIASREFILATLEHAGVPLTLEELAVRLDLEAEDRCEALRRRLRAMARDGQLVCNRRGAWGAVARMDLVRGTVQASREGHGFLVPADGGDDLYLQGRQMRRVFHGDEVLARVTGLDHRGRREAAIVEVLKRNTELIVGRIRRQHGVNYVVAENPRIQHEVLVRDADCAEAHEGQYVTVRIVTPPAVDAPPTGAVVEVLGDHMAPGMEIEVALRTHDVPFVWPNDVRAEAVRFAPEPRRADKARRMDLRELAFVTIDGEDAKDFDDAVYCERRRGSGWRLWVAIADVSHYVTPGAPLDAEARRRGTSVYFPGRVVPMLPEELSNGLCSLQPEVDRLALVCEMEIARDGSLGRFWFAEAVIRSAARLTYTRVAATLAGEDAGIAPALAVRLQELHALYRALRAARDERGAIDFETSETRIVFGPDRKIEEVMPVERNDAHKLIEECMLAANVATARFLQKHRIPALYRVHEGPSGEKLESLRRFLGELGLSLRGGDKPQPGDYQSLIASVQERPDRHVIESVMLRSLSQARYQPENLGHFGLNYPAYAHFTSPIRRYPDLLVHRALRSVIRAQSASTQVRRVEGAKLLAPHKTYPYDLVAMNELGEHCSMAERRADEAARDVMNWLKCEYLQDRVGEVFDGVVSGVTGFGLFVELQEVYADGLVHVATLQNDYYHFDASGHRLIGDRTRRVYRLGDRVRVQIARVDLDERKIDLLIDEDAARGRRKVRVREGGSRRTPHRRHR; encoded by the coding sequence ATGCCGCACCGATTGCGCCAAGCCACGGCGCTCCCCATCCCCGGAGACAACACCGTGCCGAGCAAGCGAAGTGCAGGCCACGCATCCAGGCGTGATCCGCGTCATGCCGACGAGGCCGCCCGCTATGAAAACCCCATCGCGAGCCGCGAATTCATCCTTGCCACGCTCGAGCATGCCGGCGTGCCGCTCACGCTGGAAGAGCTCGCTGTGAGGCTCGATCTCGAGGCAGAGGACCGTTGCGAAGCGCTGCGCCGGCGCCTGCGCGCGATGGCGCGTGATGGCCAGTTGGTGTGCAATCGCCGCGGCGCCTGGGGTGCAGTCGCGCGCATGGACCTTGTGCGCGGAACCGTGCAGGCGAGCCGGGAAGGTCATGGTTTCCTGGTGCCCGCCGACGGCGGTGACGACCTGTATCTGCAGGGGCGCCAGATGCGGCGCGTGTTCCATGGCGATGAGGTGCTCGCACGCGTGACCGGACTGGATCACCGCGGCCGGCGCGAGGCGGCGATCGTCGAGGTGCTGAAGCGCAACACCGAACTCATCGTCGGGCGCATCCGCCGCCAGCACGGCGTGAACTACGTCGTTGCAGAGAACCCGCGCATCCAGCACGAGGTGCTGGTGCGCGACGCAGACTGCGCCGAAGCGCACGAGGGACAGTACGTCACCGTGCGCATCGTTACGCCGCCGGCCGTCGACGCGCCGCCCACCGGTGCCGTTGTCGAGGTGCTCGGGGATCACATGGCGCCCGGAATGGAGATCGAGGTCGCGCTGCGCACGCACGATGTGCCGTTCGTGTGGCCGAACGATGTGCGCGCCGAGGCCGTGCGTTTTGCCCCCGAACCACGGCGTGCCGACAAGGCACGACGCATGGACCTGCGCGAGCTGGCGTTCGTCACCATCGATGGCGAGGATGCCAAGGATTTCGACGATGCGGTCTATTGTGAAAGGCGCCGTGGCAGCGGTTGGCGATTATGGGTCGCAATCGCCGACGTTTCGCACTATGTGACACCGGGCGCGCCGCTCGATGCGGAGGCGCGTCGTCGCGGTACGTCGGTGTACTTCCCGGGTCGTGTGGTGCCGATGTTGCCCGAGGAACTGTCCAACGGTCTGTGCTCGCTGCAGCCCGAAGTCGATCGTCTTGCGCTGGTGTGCGAGATGGAGATCGCGCGCGACGGATCGCTGGGTCGTTTCTGGTTTGCCGAAGCGGTGATCCGTTCGGCGGCACGACTCACGTACACGCGTGTTGCCGCCACGCTCGCTGGCGAGGATGCCGGCATTGCGCCCGCACTTGCGGTGCGCCTGCAGGAGCTGCACGCGCTTTACCGCGCGCTGCGGGCAGCACGTGACGAGCGCGGCGCGATCGATTTCGAGACCAGCGAGACCCGGATCGTGTTCGGTCCCGACCGCAAGATCGAAGAGGTCATGCCGGTCGAGCGCAACGACGCGCACAAACTGATCGAGGAATGCATGCTGGCGGCGAACGTCGCCACCGCCCGATTCCTGCAGAAGCACCGTATACCCGCGCTGTATCGCGTGCACGAAGGGCCGTCAGGCGAGAAGCTCGAGTCGCTGCGCAGGTTCCTCGGAGAACTCGGGTTGTCGTTGCGTGGCGGCGACAAACCGCAGCCTGGCGACTACCAGAGCCTGATCGCCTCGGTGCAGGAGCGCCCCGACCGGCATGTGATCGAAAGTGTGATGCTGCGCTCGCTGAGCCAGGCGCGTTATCAGCCGGAAAACCTCGGTCATTTCGGTCTCAATTACCCGGCCTACGCACACTTTACATCGCCGATTCGCCGCTATCCCGACCTGCTCGTGCACCGTGCGCTGCGTTCGGTCATCCGCGCACAGAGTGCCAGCACGCAGGTGCGACGTGTCGAAGGCGCGAAGTTGCTCGCGCCACACAAGACGTATCCCTACGATTTGGTCGCCATGAACGAACTCGGCGAGCATTGCTCGATGGCGGAGCGGCGTGCCGACGAGGCCGCGCGCGACGTGATGAACTGGCTCAAGTGCGAGTATCTGCAGGATCGGGTTGGCGAGGTGTTCGATGGTGTGGTCAGCGGAGTGACCGGTTTTGGACTGTTCGTCGAGCTGCAGGAGGTCTATGCGGACGGGCTCGTGCATGTCGCTACGCTGCAGAATGACTACTACCACTTCGACGCTTCGGGTCATCGGCTGATCGGTGATCGTACGCGACGCGTCTACCGCCTCGGTGATCGCGTGCGGGTGCAGATCGCACGCGTCGATCTCGACGAGCGCAAGATCGATCTGCTGATCGACGAAGACGCTGCTAGGGGGCGGCGCAAGGTGCGCGTCCGGGAAGGCGGTTCCCGGCGCACGCCGCACCGGCGGCACCGCTGA